In Pseudofrankia saprophytica, one genomic interval encodes:
- a CDS encoding RNA polymerase sigma factor yields MDVDAVTDLPGSIPDEVRAAAEGAARASYGRLLALLAAPTRDIALAEDALADAFEQALRTWPASGIPDNPGGWLLTVARNRQRDVLKSAAHRMSTPLPSADDADSGAAVAPVAADPFAAVDPDAIPDKRLELLFACAHPAIAPDVRTPLMLHTVLGFDAASIAAAFRVPSATMAQRLVRAKRRIRAAGIPFAVPTRADLPERLGFVLEAIYGAYTIDWESLGSPDARVSPHESLAAESLYLAVTVAALLKAEPEAWGLAALIALSSSRAPARWSGGVFVPFAQQDPERWDPALIREGEAYLRRAHALGSPVGRFQIEAAIQSVHADRRRTGATDREALLRLYRALVNVAPTQGARDALAAVEGNAAL; encoded by the coding sequence GTGGACGTCGATGCGGTGACCGACCTGCCCGGCAGCATCCCCGACGAGGTGCGCGCCGCCGCCGAGGGCGCGGCGCGCGCCTCGTACGGTCGGCTGCTCGCCCTGCTCGCGGCGCCGACACGTGACATCGCGCTCGCCGAGGACGCCCTCGCCGACGCCTTCGAGCAGGCACTACGCACCTGGCCGGCCTCCGGCATCCCCGACAACCCCGGAGGGTGGCTGCTCACCGTGGCCCGCAACCGTCAGCGCGACGTGTTGAAGTCGGCCGCCCACCGCATGTCGACGCCCCTTCCCTCGGCCGACGACGCCGACAGCGGCGCGGCCGTCGCGCCCGTCGCGGCCGACCCGTTCGCCGCCGTCGATCCGGACGCGATTCCCGACAAGCGACTGGAGCTCCTGTTCGCCTGCGCCCACCCCGCGATCGCGCCGGATGTGCGGACCCCGCTCATGCTGCACACCGTGCTCGGCTTCGACGCGGCCAGCATCGCCGCCGCGTTCCGGGTGCCGTCGGCGACGATGGCGCAGCGCCTGGTCCGGGCGAAGCGCCGCATCCGGGCCGCCGGCATACCGTTCGCCGTGCCGACCCGCGCGGACCTGCCCGAACGGCTCGGCTTCGTCCTCGAGGCGATCTACGGCGCCTACACGATCGACTGGGAGTCGCTCGGCTCTCCCGACGCCCGGGTCTCGCCGCACGAGTCGCTCGCGGCGGAGTCGCTCTACCTCGCCGTCACCGTCGCGGCGCTGCTCAAGGCTGAGCCCGAGGCGTGGGGGCTCGCGGCGCTCATCGCGCTCTCGTCGTCCAGGGCCCCCGCGCGCTGGTCGGGCGGCGTGTTCGTGCCCTTCGCGCAGCAGGATCCCGAGCGCTGGGACCCGGCCCTCATCCGCGAGGGCGAGGCGTACCTGCGCCGTGCCCACGCGCTCGGGTCACCCGTCGGTCGGTTCCAGATCGAGGCCGCGATCCAGTCTGTACACGCCGACCGCCGACGTACCGGCGCGACCGACCGGGAGGCCCTGCTCCGGCTCTACCGGGCGCTCGTCAACGTCGCGCCGACCCAGGGCGCCCGCGACGCACTCGCCGCCGTCGAGGGCAACGCCGCCTTGTAG
- a CDS encoding YciI family protein: protein MRYTILLHYPEMMATGELDEAAVQDGQAAFQKYAADLDAAGFLISAEVLGDSSATTTVRSVDGELRIQDGPFADTKEQLAGTFVIDVADLDAALEWAKRAPSVAWGPVEVRPGMTHWQDGAWTSMR, encoded by the coding sequence ATGCGCTACACGATTTTGCTGCACTACCCGGAGATGATGGCGACGGGCGAGCTCGACGAGGCCGCTGTTCAGGACGGTCAGGCCGCCTTCCAGAAGTACGCCGCCGACCTCGACGCGGCGGGCTTTCTGATCTCCGCCGAGGTGCTCGGTGACTCGTCGGCGACCACGACAGTGCGCAGCGTCGACGGTGAGCTCCGCATTCAGGACGGCCCGTTCGCCGACACCAAGGAACAGCTCGCCGGCACGTTCGTGATCGACGTCGCCGACCTGGACGCGGCCCTGGAGTGGGCGAAGCGGGCGCCCTCGGTCGCATGGGGGCCTGTCGAGGTACGGCCGGGCATGACCCACTGGCAGGACGGCGCGTGGACGTCGATGCGGTGA
- a CDS encoding phosphotransferase, which translates to MLSVPQGWSDVTPQWMTAALAGSCPGAAVVAVELDDLVDGTNSRARVRLRYASGSGPRRVFVKREGRMLNRLALTALGAREAEARLASCGPDLPLEHPAFYAAAVDRRRLAAVTVMEDVTLRGARANVATVPLDVDQVRDGLLGLARLHAAYWEDPLPRPLDFVRPWRLGRVWAPISWASLARALRRLRAGGHGRLIPAGVDAGVVERGFRDWAALAAAHPRTLLHGDPHLANTYTLPGGVTGFYDWQLVRAGNWSHDVGYFLVSCLSTADRRDHERDLLGDYVNELGARGAPGPGLDEAWELYRQTPVFGLGTWLHTLSGGGFQPTDACLAVIERFATALADHSGAVTPPRRRPRATLPRPRTPGSCRPVATSPPT; encoded by the coding sequence GTGCTGAGCGTGCCGCAGGGCTGGTCGGACGTGACTCCGCAGTGGATGACGGCGGCTCTCGCCGGCTCGTGCCCCGGCGCCGCGGTCGTGGCGGTCGAGCTCGACGACCTGGTCGACGGGACGAACAGTCGAGCCCGGGTGCGGCTGCGCTACGCGTCGGGCAGCGGCCCGCGGCGGGTGTTCGTCAAGCGGGAGGGCCGGATGCTCAACCGGCTCGCGCTGACCGCTCTGGGCGCCCGGGAGGCCGAGGCCCGCCTGGCCTCCTGCGGGCCGGACCTGCCGCTGGAGCATCCTGCCTTCTACGCCGCCGCCGTCGACCGGCGCAGGCTGGCGGCGGTGACCGTGATGGAGGACGTGACGCTGCGCGGAGCGCGCGCCAATGTCGCCACCGTCCCCCTGGACGTCGACCAGGTGCGCGACGGCCTGCTCGGCCTGGCCAGGCTGCACGCGGCCTACTGGGAGGACCCGCTGCCGCGGCCGCTGGATTTCGTGCGTCCATGGCGGCTCGGGCGGGTCTGGGCGCCGATCTCCTGGGCGAGCCTGGCACGGGCGCTGCGGCGGCTGCGGGCGGGCGGGCACGGCCGGCTCATCCCCGCCGGCGTCGACGCAGGTGTCGTCGAGCGGGGATTCCGCGACTGGGCGGCGCTGGCGGCGGCGCACCCGCGGACGTTGCTGCACGGCGACCCGCACCTGGCCAACACCTACACGCTGCCCGGAGGCGTCACCGGCTTCTACGACTGGCAGCTGGTGCGGGCCGGCAACTGGTCGCACGACGTCGGCTACTTCCTGGTCTCCTGCCTGAGCACCGCCGACCGGCGTGACCACGAGCGTGATCTCCTCGGCGACTACGTGAACGAGCTCGGCGCCCGGGGGGCGCCCGGCCCGGGTCTCGACGAAGCCTGGGAGCTGTACCGCCAGACACCGGTGTTCGGGCTCGGCACCTGGCTGCACACGCTGTCCGGTGGCGGCTTCCAGCCGACCGACGCGTGCCTGGCGGTCATCGAACGTTTCGCCACCGCACTCGCCGACCACAGCGGCGCGGTCACACCACCGCGACGCCGGCCGCGCGCGACGCTCCCCCGGCCACGCACCCCTGGATCCTGTCGGCCTGTCGCGACGAGCCCGCCGACGTAG
- a CDS encoding alpha/beta hydrolase domain-containing protein yields the protein MAFTHPRIRTSLRALLPGRPRRSVSRALLAVLVAVLTPLLAFWASDMALAAGGTGGAAASVTPVPGPAADLSHPLTGGNGPFIGTAIPVDLNQAGYVQQEYAAVGTATSYRAVGALAGNGRWTFAPNGTAPYDTRVLVRRPADPAKFSGNVLVEWLNVSGGVDADPEWANLYEEITRRGDIWVGVSAQRIGVEGGQVLVTVPGAGSDLAGQGLKKIDPARYGTLAHPGDGFAFDIFTQVARGLRGGGALDGLHPQRLVAAGESQSAFAMTTYYNGVQPLTQAFDGFFVHSRGAAGLPLVGPGQSADLTGALFSASTTFRTDQNAPVLDIQTESDLTGILNSVQARQPDSDRFRLWEVAGTSHADAHLLGSTAAGIDCGAPINNGPLHLVAKAAWHGLTTWLTTGQAPVTAPRIDISQFLLFRSVKRNADGIATGGIRTPPVDVPVDVLSGDPGPNLSAICLLLGSTKPLSTARLAQLYPSRADYERRYAANADAAVSAGFVLGDDRPALIAFAQPARIPS from the coding sequence ATGGCATTCACGCATCCGCGGATCCGTACTTCTCTGAGAGCTCTCTTACCCGGCCGGCCACGTCGGTCGGTGTCGCGGGCGCTGCTCGCGGTGCTCGTCGCGGTGCTGACGCCGTTGCTGGCCTTCTGGGCCTCGGACATGGCACTGGCGGCCGGCGGGACAGGGGGCGCCGCCGCTTCCGTCACGCCTGTTCCCGGCCCGGCGGCTGACCTGTCGCATCCCTTGACGGGCGGGAACGGTCCGTTCATCGGGACGGCGATCCCGGTGGATCTGAACCAGGCCGGGTATGTGCAGCAGGAGTATGCCGCGGTCGGCACGGCCACCTCGTACCGTGCCGTCGGCGCGCTCGCAGGGAACGGCCGCTGGACGTTCGCGCCCAACGGGACCGCCCCGTACGACACCCGGGTACTGGTACGCCGCCCCGCGGACCCGGCGAAGTTCAGCGGCAACGTCCTCGTCGAATGGCTCAACGTCAGCGGCGGCGTCGACGCCGACCCCGAATGGGCGAACCTGTACGAGGAGATCACCCGACGTGGTGACATCTGGGTCGGCGTCTCAGCCCAGCGGATCGGTGTCGAGGGCGGCCAGGTACTGGTCACGGTGCCCGGCGCGGGCTCGGATCTGGCCGGCCAGGGCCTCAAGAAGATCGATCCGGCCCGCTACGGCACTCTCGCCCACCCGGGCGACGGGTTCGCCTTCGACATCTTCACCCAGGTCGCTCGTGGCCTGCGCGGCGGCGGGGCTCTCGACGGCCTCCACCCACAGCGACTGGTCGCGGCGGGGGAGTCCCAGTCGGCCTTCGCGATGACCACGTACTACAACGGCGTCCAGCCGCTGACCCAGGCCTTCGACGGCTTCTTCGTGCACAGCCGCGGGGCCGCGGGACTGCCACTGGTCGGCCCCGGCCAGAGCGCCGACCTGACCGGGGCGCTGTTCAGCGCGTCGACCACCTTCCGCACCGACCAGAACGCGCCGGTGCTCGACATCCAGACCGAGTCCGACCTGACCGGGATCCTCAACTCGGTGCAGGCGCGCCAGCCCGACAGCGACCGGTTCCGCCTCTGGGAGGTCGCCGGCACCTCGCACGCCGACGCCCATCTGCTCGGCTCCACGGCGGCGGGCATCGACTGCGGCGCCCCGATCAACAACGGCCCGCTGCACCTGGTTGCCAAGGCTGCCTGGCACGGGCTCACTACCTGGCTCACGACCGGTCAGGCGCCGGTGACCGCGCCACGCATCGACATAAGCCAGTTCCTGCTATTCCGCAGCGTCAAACGCAACGCGGACGGCATCGCGACCGGCGGCATCCGTACCCCACCGGTCGACGTCCCGGTCGACGTCCTGTCCGGCGACCCAGGACCCAACCTCTCCGCCATCTGCCTGCTGCTCGGATCCACGAAACCGTTGTCCACCGCCCGGCTGGCCCAGCTCTACCCCTCCCGCGCCGACTACGAACGCCGCTACGCGGCCAACGCCGACGCCGCCGTCAGCGCGGGATTCGTGCTCGGCGACGACCGCCCCGCGCTGATCGCCTTCGCCCAACCGGCCCGCATCCCCAGCTGA
- a CDS encoding MFS transporter: MAVLESRTRPVVAGAGGRAGASGDLTGGPGRPGSPGRARAARRTGLLLTVALVAFVTALDNTVVNVALPSIERDLSLSTTGLEWVATSYILAFSSLLLAGGRLADLFGRRRVLVLGLVVFAVGSVLCGLASSGAGLIAARAAQGAGGACALPATLAILAVDLDGRDRDVGAGVLTAAIAAALALGPAVGGAISQYAHWSWIFFVNIPVCAVTTGLALWAVPPGRRRAGRRAGLDLAGLATSGIALLALTWALVESTSRGFSSPPIVTAFVVAALAGWAFVAVETAATDPMLDVGLFRSPAFSGGTASQMLWGLGVNGVFLFTSLYLQHILGFSPVTAGLAFVPLAVALVVCVPVAERLVASWGARITVAAGLGMVAAGLYLTARVEPGASYLDLLPGLLVIGSGSALTTPLTSVMLGAVDPAGAGMASAVLSTAREVSGVLGVSVTGAILLARQRAVVDGGGSVVDGFVAGYSRGLRVSAGLVALGALISLATLGGRRGPGRHRRTRPPPARRRSRPRPAPPRPAGSISRKPRVNRDQESSRSPH; encoded by the coding sequence ATGGCCGTACTGGAATCGCGAACTCGCCCGGTCGTGGCCGGTGCTGGCGGCCGGGCTGGGGCTTCCGGCGACCTGACCGGCGGTCCGGGCCGCCCGGGCAGCCCGGGGAGGGCTCGGGCGGCTCGACGGACCGGGCTGCTGCTCACGGTCGCCCTGGTCGCGTTCGTCACGGCGCTCGACAACACCGTCGTGAACGTGGCCCTGCCGTCGATCGAGCGCGACCTGTCCCTGTCGACGACCGGCCTGGAATGGGTCGCGACCAGCTACATCCTGGCCTTCTCCAGCCTGCTGCTGGCCGGCGGCCGGCTGGCCGACCTGTTCGGACGGCGCCGCGTCCTGGTGCTCGGCCTGGTCGTGTTCGCCGTCGGGTCGGTGCTGTGCGGCCTGGCCTCCTCCGGCGCCGGACTGATCGCCGCCCGGGCGGCGCAGGGCGCGGGCGGGGCATGCGCGCTCCCGGCGACGCTGGCGATCCTGGCCGTGGACCTGGACGGTCGTGACCGCGACGTCGGCGCGGGTGTGCTGACGGCGGCGATCGCGGCCGCCCTCGCGCTCGGGCCGGCGGTCGGCGGCGCGATCAGCCAGTACGCCCACTGGAGCTGGATCTTCTTCGTCAACATCCCGGTCTGCGCGGTGACGACGGGGCTCGCCCTCTGGGCGGTGCCGCCTGGTCGCCGGCGTGCCGGGCGGCGGGCGGGCCTCGACCTCGCCGGGCTCGCGACCTCCGGGATCGCGCTGCTCGCGCTCACCTGGGCGCTCGTCGAGAGCACCAGCCGAGGGTTCAGCTCGCCGCCCATCGTCACCGCCTTCGTCGTGGCGGCGCTGGCCGGCTGGGCGTTTGTCGCGGTCGAGACCGCGGCGACCGACCCAATGCTCGACGTGGGCCTGTTCCGTTCACCGGCCTTCTCCGGCGGCACGGCGTCGCAGATGCTCTGGGGCCTCGGGGTGAACGGCGTCTTCCTGTTCACATCCCTGTACCTGCAGCACATCCTCGGTTTCAGCCCGGTCACCGCCGGGCTCGCGTTCGTGCCGCTGGCCGTCGCGCTGGTCGTGTGCGTGCCGGTGGCCGAACGCCTGGTCGCCTCGTGGGGCGCGCGGATCACCGTCGCGGCCGGCCTGGGGATGGTCGCCGCCGGCCTCTACCTGACCGCGCGCGTGGAACCGGGCGCCTCCTATCTCGACCTGCTGCCGGGGCTGCTGGTCATCGGTTCCGGCTCGGCCCTGACGACCCCGCTGACGTCGGTCATGCTCGGCGCCGTCGACCCGGCCGGAGCGGGGATGGCGTCGGCCGTCCTCAGCACGGCCCGGGAGGTCTCCGGGGTGCTGGGAGTGTCGGTGACCGGGGCGATCCTGCTGGCCCGTCAGCGGGCGGTCGTCGACGGCGGCGGCAGCGTGGTCGACGGTTTCGTCGCCGGCTACTCCCGCGGGCTGAGGGTCTCGGCCGGACTCGTCGCGCTGGGCGCGCTCATCAGCCTGGCCACGCTGGGAGGCCGGCGCGGGCCGGGCCGGCACCGCCGGACTCGGCCCCCGCCAGCCCGGCGACGGTCCCGGCCGCGGCCAGCCCCACCACGCCCTGCCGGCTCGATCTCACGCAAACCGCGGGTAAACCGGGACCAGGAAAGCTCCCGAAGCCCACATTAA
- a CDS encoding alpha/beta hydrolase, translating into MPARLRTRRRLATAAAVVAVVAVPAGFAGTPPAAGSSPAPAASPAPGTPVAPVTQVNQSANGGDNPKIGTVPDTATLGVPNPGTVPVVGLATATADDGARVLYETRVDARTIDLMVSSPALGGAAPVRLMLPAAWASSPGAQFPALYLIHGCCEKADYQSWSLYTDVETLTADKNVLVVMPSDGSAGFGTNWWNFGAPHKGWNYDTFIATELPQILRAGYRASGRAAIAGASIGGYAALALAALHPGRFAAAASYSGLLNTQTPVVSTEILGILAREGRNPLAMWGDPALLALQWLYTNPAAQLWRLTNVGLFVSAGNGSPGPLDPPGRESDLLDAITLANSTTFVNLARLSGLRPTVDFYGAGTHSWPYWNRELARSWPVLAAGLGLPAT; encoded by the coding sequence ATGCCCGCACGGTTACGGACACGGCGGCGGCTCGCCACGGCAGCCGCGGTGGTCGCGGTGGTCGCGGTGCCCGCCGGCTTCGCCGGCACGCCGCCGGCCGCCGGGTCGTCCCCGGCCCCGGCCGCGTCCCCGGCTCCCGGGACGCCGGTCGCCCCGGTGACCCAGGTCAACCAGAGCGCGAACGGCGGTGACAACCCCAAGATCGGGACGGTGCCGGACACCGCCACGCTCGGCGTACCCAACCCCGGGACCGTGCCCGTCGTCGGCCTCGCCACGGCGACGGCCGACGACGGCGCTCGGGTTCTCTACGAGACTCGCGTCGACGCCCGCACGATCGACCTCATGGTCAGCTCGCCGGCCCTCGGCGGCGCGGCCCCCGTCCGGCTGATGCTTCCGGCGGCCTGGGCGTCCAGTCCGGGCGCCCAGTTCCCGGCGCTGTACCTGATCCACGGCTGCTGCGAGAAGGCCGACTACCAGTCCTGGTCTCTTTACACCGACGTCGAGACCCTCACCGCCGACAAGAATGTCCTTGTCGTCATGCCCAGCGACGGATCTGCCGGGTTCGGGACCAACTGGTGGAACTTCGGCGCGCCGCACAAGGGATGGAACTACGACACCTTCATCGCCACCGAGCTGCCGCAGATCCTGCGCGCCGGATACCGGGCGTCCGGGCGCGCCGCGATAGCCGGCGCGTCGATCGGCGGTTACGCCGCGCTGGCGCTGGCCGCCCTGCACCCCGGACGGTTCGCCGCGGCGGCCTCCTACAGCGGACTTCTGAACACCCAGACGCCGGTGGTGAGCACCGAGATCCTGGGGATCCTCGCCCGGGAGGGCCGCAACCCGCTGGCGATGTGGGGTGACCCGGCGCTGCTGGCGCTGCAGTGGCTCTACACCAACCCGGCTGCCCAGCTCTGGAGGCTCACGAACGTCGGCCTGTTCGTCTCGGCGGGCAACGGCAGCCCCGGTCCGCTGGACCCCCCGGGCCGGGAAAGCGATCTCCTGGACGCGATCACGCTGGCCAACAGCACCACGTTCGTGAACCTGGCCCGGCTGAGCGGGCTGAGGCCGACCGTCGACTTCTATGGAGCGGGCACCCATTCATGGCCGTACTGGAATCGCGAACTCGCCCGGTCGTGGCCGGTGCTGGCGGCCGGGCTGGGGCTTCCGGCGACCTGA